A genomic region of Prevotella scopos JCM 17725 contains the following coding sequences:
- a CDS encoding biotin/lipoyl-containing protein: MKEFKYTIDGKEYKVEIGEINAENVAEVSVNGEQYAVQMEQPAEPEKKKVELGKPAAAEASEEATPAVAINSSAAIKAPLPGTITSIEVAVGQEVKAGDTVVVLEAMKMQNNIEAEKDGKVTAIAVKVGQAVLEDDPLVVIE, from the coding sequence ATGAAAGAATTCAAATATACTATCGACGGCAAGGAATATAAAGTCGAGATTGGTGAGATTAATGCCGAGAATGTTGCAGAAGTATCTGTCAACGGTGAGCAGTATGCAGTACAGATGGAACAGCCTGCTGAACCAGAGAAGAAGAAGGTTGAGCTTGGTAAGCCAGCTGCTGCTGAAGCAAGTGAGGAGGCAACTCCTGCAGTTGCAATCAACAGTTCTGCAGCTATTAAGGCACCTCTTCCTGGAACAATCACATCTATTGAGGTTGCTGTCGGTCAAGAGGTAAAGGCAGGCGACACTGTTGTTGTCCTTGAGGCTATGAAGATGCAGAACAACATCGAAGCTGAGAAGGATGGCAAGGTAACTGCTATTGCAGTGAAGGTCGGTCAGGCTGTGCTTGAGGACGACCCATTGGTTGTTATTGAATAA
- a CDS encoding acyl-CoA carboxylase subunit beta — protein sequence MSKQTEKIKALVEKRELARLGGGQKAIDKQHERGKYTARERIEMLVDKGSFEEYDMFKLHRCHNFGMEKKQYLGDGVVAGSATIDGRLVYLYAQDFTVNGGSLSETMAQKICKVMDMAMTNGAPVICMNDSGGARIQEGISALAGYGEIFERNILASGVIPQISSILGPCAGGAVYSPALTDFIIMKEQTSYMFLTGPKVVKTVTGEDIDAEHLGGASVHASKSGVTSFTAKTEEEAMDLIKKLLSYIPSNNREEAPRVECTDPIDRKEDLLNEIIPDDPNQAYDMYKVIQAVTDNGEFFEVQPKFAKNIITGFARFNGQSVGIVANQPSAYAGVLDTNASRKGARFVRFCDAFNIPIVSLVDVPGFLPGTGQEYNAVILHGAQLLYAYGEATVPKITITLRKSYGGSHIVMGCKQLRSDLNFAWPSAEIAVMGASGAVAVLCGREAKEVKEQGGDVKQFLAEKEEEYSEKFANPYQAAQFGYIDDVIEPRNTRFRICRGLAQLAHKKQDLPAKKHGCMPM from the coding sequence ATGAGTAAGCAAACAGAAAAGATCAAGGCACTCGTGGAGAAGCGCGAGTTGGCACGCTTAGGTGGTGGTCAGAAGGCCATCGACAAGCAGCATGAGCGCGGAAAGTACACTGCACGTGAGCGTATTGAAATGCTGGTTGACAAAGGCAGCTTCGAAGAATACGATATGTTCAAACTCCATCGTTGTCATAACTTCGGTATGGAGAAGAAGCAGTACCTCGGTGATGGTGTTGTTGCTGGTTCAGCAACTATCGACGGCCGTCTCGTCTACCTCTATGCACAGGACTTCACCGTAAATGGTGGTTCGCTTTCTGAAACAATGGCTCAGAAGATCTGCAAGGTAATGGATATGGCTATGACCAACGGTGCACCAGTCATCTGTATGAATGACTCTGGTGGCGCACGTATCCAGGAGGGTATCTCTGCTTTGGCAGGTTACGGCGAAATCTTCGAGCGTAATATCCTCGCTTCTGGTGTTATCCCACAGATCTCAAGCATCCTTGGTCCATGTGCCGGTGGTGCGGTTTACTCTCCAGCATTGACAGACTTCATCATCATGAAGGAGCAGACAAGTTACATGTTCCTGACTGGTCCTAAGGTTGTAAAGACCGTAACTGGTGAAGATATAGACGCAGAGCACCTTGGTGGTGCAAGCGTTCACGCTTCAAAGAGCGGTGTAACAAGCTTCACAGCTAAGACTGAGGAAGAGGCAATGGACCTTATCAAGAAGCTCCTTTCTTACATTCCTTCAAACAACCGCGAGGAAGCACCACGTGTAGAGTGTACCGACCCTATCGACCGCAAGGAAGATCTCTTGAACGAGATTATCCCAGACGATCCTAACCAGGCATACGATATGTACAAGGTAATTCAGGCAGTAACTGACAACGGAGAGTTCTTCGAGGTTCAGCCAAAGTTTGCTAAGAACATCATCACTGGTTTCGCTCGTTTCAATGGTCAGAGTGTTGGTATCGTAGCTAACCAGCCATCAGCCTACGCAGGAGTATTAGACACCAACGCAAGCCGTAAGGGTGCGCGCTTCGTTCGTTTCTGCGATGCTTTCAATATACCAATCGTTTCACTTGTTGACGTTCCAGGTTTCCTCCCAGGTACTGGTCAGGAGTATAACGCTGTAATCCTTCATGGCGCACAGTTGCTCTATGCTTACGGTGAGGCTACAGTTCCAAAGATTACTATCACATTGCGTAAGAGCTATGGTGGTTCACACATCGTTATGGGTTGTAAGCAGCTTCGTTCTGACCTCAACTTCGCATGGCCAAGTGCAGAGATTGCCGTTATGGGTGCATCTGGTGCTGTTGCCGTTCTCTGTGGTAGAGAAGCTAAGGAAGTTAAGGAGCAGGGTGGCGATGTTAAGCAGTTCCTCGCAGAAAAGGAAGAGGAGTACTCAGAGAAGTTTGCTAATCCATATCAGGCTGCTCAGTTCGGCTACATCGATGATGTTATCGAACCACGCAACACTCGTTTCCGCATCTGCCGTGGCTTGGCTCAGTTGGCTCATAAGAAGCAAGACTTACCAGCAAAGAAGCATGGCTGTATGCCAATGTAA
- a CDS encoding YgiQ family radical SAM protein yields MSSQKENKKTAKQHKKVTATKRQDREEAVKNETKTARPSRFQLTDFLPTTKREVELRGWDQLDIILFSGDAYIDHPAFGAAVIGRTLEAAGYKVAIVPQPDWHGDFRDFKKLGRPRLYFGISPGAMDSMVNKYTANRRLRSEDAYSPDGRHDLRPEYPSIVYSNILRQLYPDVPIVLGGIEASLRRLTHYDYWKDCLRKSILCDARADMIIYGMGEKQVVRIAQELENGANIKDLKHIPQTVYLCKESDIPEGIKADDIVLHSHESCLHNKKYQAENFKYIEEESNKKHAQRILQAVDNVYAVVNPPYPTMTTEEVDAAYDLPYTREPHPKYRGKTIPAYEMIKHSVNIHRGCFGGCSFCTISAHQGKFISCRSKESILKEVKQVMQMPDFKGYLSDLGGPSANMYGMAGKNLKACEHCKRPSCVNPEICPNLETDHTKLLEIYHAVDELPGIKKSFIGSGVRYDLLLHKSKDEKSNEAARQYTRELITRHVSGRLKVAPEHTSDRVLGLMRKPSFQQFYAFKKIFDRINREENMRQQIIPYFISSHPGCQEEDMAELAVLTKDLDFHLEQVQDFTPTPMTVSTEAWYTGYDPYTLEPIFSAKTPKEKLAQRQFFFWYKPEARRDIERELHRIGRSDLIAKLYDNVPKRHPRAVYDPKAIGSTPDIPNKKRKGREEKPTENRRKSAKQNGKQPKSFNPNFSGNHRRRQK; encoded by the coding sequence TTGAGTTCACAAAAAGAAAATAAAAAAACTGCAAAGCAGCATAAAAAAGTAACAGCAACCAAGCGACAAGATAGAGAAGAGGCTGTTAAAAATGAGACTAAGACAGCCAGACCTTCAAGATTTCAGCTAACAGACTTCCTCCCTACTACAAAGAGAGAGGTTGAACTCCGTGGTTGGGATCAGTTAGACATTATCCTCTTTTCTGGTGATGCCTATATTGATCATCCTGCCTTTGGAGCAGCTGTTATTGGCAGAACCCTTGAAGCAGCAGGGTACAAGGTAGCTATCGTACCACAACCTGATTGGCATGGTGACTTCCGCGACTTTAAAAAGTTGGGGCGGCCACGTCTCTACTTCGGTATATCACCAGGCGCCATGGACTCGATGGTAAACAAATACACAGCCAATCGTCGTCTGCGTTCTGAAGATGCATACTCTCCTGATGGCAGACACGACTTGCGCCCAGAATATCCAAGCATCGTTTACTCGAATATCCTCAGACAACTCTATCCAGATGTACCTATTGTCTTAGGTGGTATTGAGGCTTCGTTGCGACGTCTCACCCACTACGATTATTGGAAAGATTGTCTTCGCAAGAGTATTCTCTGTGATGCACGTGCCGATATGATTATCTATGGCATGGGTGAAAAACAAGTGGTAAGGATTGCACAGGAGTTGGAAAATGGTGCTAATATCAAAGACCTGAAACATATTCCACAAACAGTTTATCTTTGTAAAGAATCAGATATTCCAGAAGGAATTAAGGCGGATGATATCGTACTCCATTCACACGAATCTTGTTTGCATAATAAAAAGTATCAAGCGGAGAACTTCAAATACATAGAGGAAGAATCGAACAAGAAACATGCACAACGAATTCTGCAAGCTGTTGACAATGTCTATGCTGTTGTTAATCCTCCCTACCCGACAATGACAACAGAGGAGGTAGATGCGGCATACGATCTCCCTTACACACGTGAACCACACCCAAAATATCGTGGTAAGACAATCCCTGCTTACGAGATGATTAAACACAGTGTGAATATTCATCGCGGATGTTTTGGAGGTTGCTCATTCTGTACGATTTCTGCACATCAAGGTAAGTTTATCAGTTGTCGTTCCAAAGAAAGTATCTTAAAGGAAGTAAAGCAGGTTATGCAGATGCCCGATTTCAAGGGCTATCTCTCTGATCTTGGTGGTCCATCAGCAAATATGTATGGTATGGCGGGTAAGAACCTGAAAGCTTGTGAGCATTGTAAACGTCCAAGCTGCGTAAACCCAGAAATATGTCCTAACCTTGAAACTGACCACACCAAACTGCTTGAAATCTATCATGCAGTCGACGAATTGCCTGGAATCAAGAAGAGTTTTATCGGTTCTGGTGTACGTTACGACCTTCTCCTGCACAAGAGTAAGGATGAGAAGAGTAACGAGGCTGCCAGACAATATACTCGCGAGCTAATAACACGCCATGTTAGTGGTCGTTTGAAAGTTGCGCCAGAGCATACATCAGATCGCGTATTGGGACTTATGCGTAAGCCGTCGTTCCAACAATTCTATGCTTTCAAGAAGATTTTTGACCGCATTAACCGTGAGGAGAATATGCGACAGCAGATAATTCCTTACTTCATATCTTCTCACCCTGGCTGTCAGGAGGAGGACATGGCAGAGTTGGCGGTACTGACAAAAGACCTTGACTTCCATTTGGAGCAGGTGCAGGACTTCACCCCTACCCCAATGACTGTTTCTACAGAAGCTTGGTACACGGGCTATGACCCTTATACCCTCGAACCAATCTTCTCTGCAAAGACACCAAAGGAGAAACTTGCACAGCGACAATTTTTCTTCTGGTATAAGCCTGAGGCACGCCGTGACATTGAGCGAGAGCTTCACCGCATTGGACGTAGTGACTTGATTGCTAAGCTCTATGACAATGTTCCGAAGCGACACCCTCGTGCGGTCTATGATCCTAAGGCAATTGGAAGTACACCCGACATTCCAAACAAAAAACGGAAGGGAAGAGAGGAAAAACCAACAGAGAATCGCAGAAAATCTGCTAAACAAAATGGGAAACAGCCAAAGAGTTTCAATCCAAACTTTTCTGGTAACCATCGTCGCAGACAAAAATAA